From the genome of Azospirillum sp. TSA2s, one region includes:
- a CDS encoding response regulator transcription factor produces MPTHIVVADDHPMFRDAMRLAIARALPEAEIVEAGTLDAAAAALEESPDADLLLLDLNMPGMQGFAGLVYLCSRFPALPIAVISANEEPRVIRRALGAGACGYIPKSAPSDMLGEALQALLAGELWRPALQEPDGAGREEDAAARIASLTPQQVRVLMMLNDGLVNKQIAYELGVSEGTVKAHVSAILQKLGVTSRTQAVILVRQLAEDADAPQELIRRAAEERQAG; encoded by the coding sequence ATGCCCACCCACATCGTCGTCGCCGACGATCACCCCATGTTCCGCGACGCCATGCGTCTCGCCATCGCCCGCGCGCTGCCTGAGGCCGAGATCGTCGAGGCCGGGACGCTGGATGCTGCGGCGGCGGCGCTGGAGGAAAGTCCGGACGCCGACCTGCTCCTTCTCGACCTGAACATGCCGGGGATGCAGGGCTTCGCCGGTCTGGTCTATCTGTGCAGCCGCTTTCCCGCCCTGCCCATCGCAGTGATCTCCGCCAACGAGGAGCCGAGGGTGATCCGCCGCGCCCTTGGCGCCGGCGCCTGCGGCTACATCCCGAAATCCGCACCGTCCGACATGCTGGGCGAAGCGTTGCAGGCCTTGCTGGCGGGCGAATTGTGGCGGCCGGCGCTGCAGGAGCCGGACGGTGCCGGCAGGGAAGAGGATGCGGCGGCCCGGATCGCCAGCCTGACGCCGCAGCAGGTCCGGGTCCTGATGATGCTGAACGACGGGCTGGTGAACAAGCAGATCGCCTATGAGCTGGGCGTGTCCGAAGGCACGGTGAAGGCGCATGTCTCGGCGATCCTGCAGAAGCTGGGCGTCACCAGCCGGACCCAGGCCGTGATCCTCGTCCGCCAGTTGGCCGAGGACGCCGACGCCCCGCAGGAGCTGATCCGCCGTGCGGCGGAAGAGCGGCAGGCCGGCTGA
- a CDS encoding TRAP transporter substrate-binding protein, with translation MKRRNLLTAMGLGLGGAVLATPAIAQGPPQIRWPLASTFPRELDILNGGVEFLVRRVAGLTGNRFIIDRDPSLRPTADQPMLDFVGSGGAPIGLGASYQAMDREPALVFDTSVPFGLNARQQNAWMYQGGGLALVRELLADHDVVPFPVGNTGSQLGGWFRREIRAAQDLNGLRFRVSGMAAEVLRHLGGQPQRTGYDRLRAALEDKTLDAAAWAGPHDDLRLGLHKAAPYCYYPGFLEGNAQLSCYVNRQARDRLPPEYREAVEVACAEANLWITARYDALNPAALKQLTAEGAILRPFPLEILRAAHRATEEQLEALAAASSRFRKVYASWKPFCDAQHLWFRIAENSFDRSASLQPPETSRN, from the coding sequence ATGAAGCGGCGCAACCTCCTGACGGCCATGGGCCTCGGGCTGGGCGGAGCCGTGCTCGCCACCCCGGCGATCGCACAAGGGCCGCCGCAGATCCGATGGCCGCTGGCCTCGACCTTCCCGAGGGAGCTGGACATCCTGAACGGTGGGGTGGAGTTCCTCGTCCGCCGCGTCGCCGGGCTGACCGGAAACCGGTTCATCATCGACCGCGACCCTTCCCTGCGGCCGACGGCGGACCAGCCGATGCTCGATTTCGTCGGCAGCGGCGGCGCGCCGATCGGACTGGGTGCCAGCTATCAGGCGATGGACCGCGAGCCGGCGCTGGTCTTCGACACCTCGGTTCCCTTCGGATTGAACGCGCGGCAGCAGAATGCCTGGATGTACCAGGGCGGCGGACTGGCGCTGGTCCGCGAACTGCTTGCCGACCACGACGTGGTCCCGTTCCCGGTCGGCAACACCGGCTCCCAACTGGGAGGCTGGTTCCGGCGGGAGATTCGCGCCGCGCAGGATCTGAACGGGCTGAGGTTCCGCGTGTCCGGCATGGCCGCCGAGGTGCTTCGCCACCTGGGCGGACAGCCGCAGCGAACAGGCTATGACCGGCTGCGCGCCGCGCTGGAGGACAAGACGCTCGACGCGGCAGCCTGGGCCGGCCCCCATGACGATCTGCGGCTCGGTCTGCACAAGGCGGCGCCCTATTGCTACTACCCCGGCTTTCTGGAGGGGAACGCGCAACTGTCCTGCTACGTCAACCGTCAGGCCCGGGACCGGCTGCCGCCGGAGTACCGGGAGGCGGTGGAGGTCGCCTGCGCCGAAGCTAATCTCTGGATCACCGCACGCTACGACGCCCTCAACCCCGCCGCCCTGAAGCAACTGACGGCCGAAGGCGCGATCCTTCGTCCCTTTCCGCTGGAAATCCTGCGAGCCGCCCACCGGGCCACCGAGGAGCAGCTGGAAGCATTGGCCGCGGCGAGCAGCCGCTTCCGCAAAGTCTACGCCTCATGGAAGCCGTTCTGCGACGCCCAGCACCTGTGGTTCCGCATCGCCGAGAACAGCTTCGACCGATCCGCCTCCCTGCAGCCGCCGGAGACTTCCCGGAACTAG
- a CDS encoding DUF2254 domain-containing protein, translating into MKGRLRYYWMFLRESLWFVPLLMSLAAVALAVLLVTRGPVLPEGAAELWLVYSGDPESARQLMGALLSGIITMTSLVVSITVVVLTLAAGQLGPRLVRNFIGDPQTQAVLGLFVATILYLLVVFRSIGTPSDNAIPHFAITVGTALSALCLFVLLFFVHKLARSIMYDNAVRDVSHQLRASIDLLLPENADAGKMPPPVPEDAVWLGLGEDGYVQAVDFDMLVRKACEADAVLWLDVRPGHFALVRGRHLAVHPPEACDEAFRRSIRQAFIVGTERTPTQDLEYGIRQLVEMSLRALSPGINDVYTALTVIDMLSSALSRIFERPLQVAVLCDKTGALRVVRNVTDHDGLVRAAFDQIRQAGATMPAVLIRVAEALEALAPYVSDEPRRQPLLAQIALIEAAGERSDFLDRDREALRVRCRSARDSLSDRTAD; encoded by the coding sequence GTGAAGGGCCGCCTGCGTTATTACTGGATGTTTCTGCGCGAGAGCCTGTGGTTCGTGCCGCTGCTGATGAGCCTCGCGGCGGTGGCGCTGGCGGTCCTTCTCGTTACCAGAGGACCGGTGCTGCCCGAAGGGGCGGCCGAGCTGTGGCTGGTCTACAGTGGCGATCCCGAAAGCGCCCGCCAACTGATGGGCGCCCTGCTGTCGGGCATCATCACGATGACGTCGCTGGTGGTCTCCATCACCGTCGTGGTGCTGACCCTGGCCGCCGGGCAACTCGGCCCCCGTCTGGTGCGCAATTTCATCGGCGATCCCCAGACGCAGGCGGTGCTGGGACTGTTCGTGGCGACGATTCTCTATCTGCTGGTGGTTTTCCGCAGCATCGGCACCCCATCCGACAATGCGATCCCTCACTTCGCGATCACCGTCGGGACCGCGCTTTCGGCCTTATGTCTGTTCGTGCTGCTGTTCTTCGTGCACAAGCTGGCGCGGTCGATCATGTACGACAACGCCGTGCGCGACGTGTCGCACCAGTTGCGCGCGTCCATCGATCTGCTTTTGCCGGAGAATGCGGACGCGGGAAAAATGCCGCCGCCAGTGCCGGAGGACGCGGTGTGGCTCGGGCTGGGAGAGGACGGCTATGTCCAGGCGGTCGACTTCGACATGCTCGTGCGTAAGGCGTGCGAGGCCGACGCGGTTCTCTGGCTCGACGTCCGGCCCGGGCATTTCGCACTCGTTCGCGGCCGTCACCTTGCCGTGCATCCGCCGGAGGCTTGTGACGAGGCGTTCCGCCGCTCCATCCGGCAGGCCTTCATCGTCGGGACCGAGCGGACCCCGACCCAGGACCTCGAATACGGCATCCGCCAGTTGGTGGAGATGTCATTGCGGGCGCTGTCGCCGGGGATCAACGACGTCTATACTGCGCTGACCGTCATCGACATGCTGTCCTCGGCGCTGTCCCGCATCTTCGAACGACCGCTGCAGGTGGCGGTGCTGTGCGACAAGACGGGCGCTTTGCGTGTGGTCCGCAACGTGACCGACCATGACGGGCTGGTGCGGGCGGCCTTCGATCAGATCCGGCAGGCGGGCGCCACCATGCCGGCCGTTCTGATCCGCGTGGCGGAAGCTCTTGAGGCTCTGGCACCCTATGTCAGCGACGAGCCGCGCCGGCAGCCGCTGCTGGCGCAGATCGCCCTCATCGAGGCCGCGGGCGAGCGGAGCGACTTCCTCGACCGTGACCGCGAGGCGTTGCGCGTCCGCTGCCGCAGCGCGCGGGACAGTCTGTCGGATCGGACCGCCGACTGA
- a CDS encoding cytochrome c3 family protein, protein MPGVFSPTANIATKLVLYTLLAGLVTLVGGAWFFPSTTYATRQGIVQPQPVPFSHEHHVGGLGLDCRYCHTSVEESPSAGLPPTHTCMTCHSQIWTNSELLAPVRQSLATGKPIRWNRVNKLPDYVFFNHSIHVAKGVACTTCHGPVDTMPLTWKGASLQMSWCLDCHRDPAPNLRPKEAVFDTDWKRTAVTPSGKQLMARYHIHPETLSDCSVCHR, encoded by the coding sequence GTGCCGGGAGTCTTCAGCCCCACCGCCAACATCGCGACCAAGCTGGTGCTCTACACGCTGCTGGCCGGACTGGTCACGCTGGTCGGCGGCGCGTGGTTCTTCCCCAGCACCACCTATGCGACACGGCAGGGCATCGTGCAGCCGCAGCCGGTGCCCTTCAGCCACGAGCATCACGTCGGCGGTCTGGGGCTGGACTGCCGCTATTGCCACACTTCGGTGGAGGAGTCGCCCAGCGCCGGGCTGCCGCCGACCCACACCTGCATGACCTGCCATTCGCAGATCTGGACCAACTCGGAGCTGCTGGCCCCGGTCCGCCAAAGCCTCGCCACCGGCAAGCCAATCCGCTGGAACCGTGTCAACAAGCTGCCCGACTACGTCTTCTTCAACCACAGCATCCATGTCGCCAAGGGCGTGGCCTGCACCACCTGCCACGGGCCGGTGGACACCATGCCCCTGACCTGGAAGGGAGCGAGCCTGCAGATGAGCTGGTGCCTGGACTGCCACCGCGACCCTGCCCCGAACCTGCGCCCGAAGGAGGCGGTCTTCGACACCGACTGGAAGCGGACCGCGGTGACGCCGTCCGGCAAGCAGTTGATGGCGCGCTACCACATCCATCCCGAAACCCTGTCCGACTGCTCGGTGTGCCACCGATGA
- a CDS encoding twin-arginine translocation signal domain-containing protein gives MDRRRFFKAAAAAGLVAAAGPTRIAQPVENLWELPA, from the coding sequence ATGGACCGACGCCGCTTCTTCAAAGCGGCCGCAGCAGCCGGACTGGTGGCTGCCGCAGGACCGACGCGCATCGCGCAACCTGTCGAAAATCTCTGGGAACTGCCGGCGTGA
- a CDS encoding DegQ family serine endoprotease, whose translation MWLVVAAGLLLAPAGPALAQGKSGPAGEMPASFADLAEAKLPSVVTITASTAPERPQMAQSDQEGGAGPFSMLPDSPLRDFMEELLRRQMPGAPGDHGQGAPRGEAPARPHGMSLGSGFIIDPSGYVVTNNHVVEHADKVEVTLTDKRKLPAKIVGTDTKTDLALLKVESDKPLPSVSWGDSSTMRVGDWVVAIGNPFGLGGTVTAGIISARARDIGAGPYDDFLQTDAAINRGNSGGPMFNVKGEVIGVNTAIFSQSGGNIGIGFAIPASLARPVIDELRSNGRVTRGYLGVTIQPVTPDIAQALDLKDQSGALVADVSKDAPAAKAGLKSGDLITEFAGKQVAGPHELTRMVAQTKPGDTTRVVVLRDGKPVTLEARIAELQPPAEQAEAKQQQPGGGQLGLTLAPITPELRKEFSLDSDVNGAAVVEVAPDSPAAKAGFKPGDVITRAGQQTVGDPSDVANVVDQARKSGKDHVILLRRRDGQSLFVPLPLG comes from the coding sequence ATGTGGCTCGTCGTGGCCGCCGGGCTCCTCCTGGCGCCGGCCGGCCCCGCGCTGGCGCAGGGCAAGTCGGGACCGGCCGGAGAAATGCCGGCCAGCTTCGCCGACCTTGCCGAGGCGAAGCTGCCGTCGGTGGTGACGATCACGGCCTCTACCGCCCCGGAACGGCCGCAGATGGCGCAGTCCGACCAGGAGGGTGGCGCAGGCCCCTTCTCCATGCTGCCCGACAGCCCACTGCGCGACTTCATGGAGGAATTGCTGCGGCGGCAGATGCCAGGTGCCCCCGGCGACCATGGGCAGGGAGCCCCACGCGGAGAGGCGCCGGCCCGGCCGCACGGCATGTCGCTCGGCTCCGGCTTCATCATCGACCCCAGCGGTTATGTCGTCACCAACAACCATGTCGTGGAGCATGCGGACAAGGTCGAGGTCACCCTGACCGACAAGCGCAAGCTGCCGGCGAAGATCGTGGGAACCGACACCAAGACCGATCTCGCCCTGCTGAAGGTGGAGTCCGACAAGCCGCTGCCCAGTGTCTCCTGGGGCGACAGCAGCACCATGCGCGTCGGCGATTGGGTCGTGGCGATCGGCAACCCGTTCGGGCTGGGCGGCACGGTGACCGCCGGCATCATATCCGCCCGGGCGCGCGACATCGGCGCCGGACCCTACGACGATTTCCTGCAGACCGACGCCGCCATCAACCGCGGCAATTCCGGCGGCCCGATGTTCAACGTCAAGGGCGAGGTGATCGGCGTCAACACCGCGATCTTCAGCCAGTCCGGCGGCAACATCGGCATCGGTTTTGCCATTCCCGCGTCGCTCGCCCGCCCGGTCATCGACGAGCTGCGCAGCAACGGCCGGGTGACCCGCGGTTATTTGGGCGTCACCATCCAGCCGGTCACGCCGGACATCGCCCAGGCGCTCGACCTCAAGGACCAGTCCGGCGCGCTGGTTGCCGATGTGTCCAAGGACGCCCCTGCCGCCAAGGCCGGGCTGAAGAGTGGCGATCTCATCACCGAATTCGCCGGCAAGCAGGTGGCCGGCCCGCATGAGCTGACCCGGATGGTGGCGCAGACCAAGCCCGGCGATACCACCCGCGTCGTTGTCCTGCGCGACGGCAAGCCGGTGACGTTGGAGGCGCGGATCGCGGAACTGCAACCGCCCGCGGAGCAGGCGGAGGCGAAACAGCAGCAGCCCGGCGGCGGCCAGCTCGGCCTGACGCTGGCGCCGATCACGCCCGAGCTGCGCAAGGAGTTCTCGCTCGATTCCGACGTGAACGGTGCCGCGGTGGTGGAGGTTGCGCCGGACAGCCCGGCGGCGAAGGCCGGCTTCAAGCCGGGTGACGTCATTACCCGGGCGGGGCAGCAGACGGTGGGTGATCCCAGTGACGTGGCAAATGTCGTCGATCAGGCCCGCAAGTCCGGGAAGGACCATGTTATCCTTCTACGGCGGCGGGATGGCCAGTCGCTGTTCGTTCCGCTTCCGCTGGGGTGA
- a CDS encoding sigma-70 family RNA polymerase sigma factor: MMTYDFDRDLIRSMPAMERFARSLTRNPAEADDLVQDCMERALRHREKFEQGTNLEAWLCTILKNVHYSKWTRKRRFGEVEVMDGEIASGPSQDHQVLLREVATAIGGLSEEHQRLIRIVAVDGDSYLEAADELGVSVGTVRSRLSRARNRLRADCETLRRPPLARRTGLPMSGRSSGYSEMARRTAG; encoded by the coding sequence ATGATGACCTATGACTTCGACCGGGACCTGATCCGGTCCATGCCTGCGATGGAGCGCTTCGCGCGCAGCCTGACCCGCAACCCCGCAGAGGCCGACGACCTCGTCCAGGACTGCATGGAACGTGCGCTCCGCCACCGCGAGAAGTTCGAGCAGGGCACGAACCTGGAAGCCTGGCTCTGCACCATCCTGAAGAACGTCCATTACAGCAAATGGACCCGCAAGCGCCGCTTCGGCGAAGTGGAGGTGATGGACGGCGAAATCGCCAGCGGACCGTCACAGGACCATCAGGTCTTGCTGCGGGAGGTGGCGACGGCCATCGGCGGGCTATCGGAGGAGCATCAGCGGCTGATCCGCATCGTCGCCGTCGATGGCGACAGTTATCTCGAAGCGGCCGACGAACTGGGCGTTTCGGTCGGCACCGTCCGGTCCCGCCTGTCCCGCGCCCGCAACCGGCTGCGGGCGGACTGCGAGACACTGCGCCGTCCACCCCTGGCCCGGCGTACCGGGCTGCCGATGTCCGGCCGTTCGTCCGGATATTCGGAAATGGCCCGGCGAACGGCCGGTTAG